Proteins encoded in a region of the Aptenodytes patagonicus chromosome Z, bAptPat1.pri.cur, whole genome shotgun sequence genome:
- the HSPB3 gene encoding heat shock protein beta-3 gives MAEAVTRHWVETPVRYEEWFAVQELEAHKLDHSLYALPGPSTAALSNRRCIAESTAGAGKSGQEEENTRFQVLLDVVQFRPEDIIIQTFEGWLLIKAQHGPRMDEHGFVSRSFTRQYKLPNGVENKDLSALFCHDGILVVEMKNPVGTN, from the coding sequence ATGGCAGAAGCTGTTACAAGGCACTGGGTGGAAACTCCCGTGCGCTATGAAGAGTGGTTTGCTGTCCAAGAGCTGGAAGCACACAAACTGGACCACTCTTTATATGCTTTGCCGGGGCCTTCTACAGCTGCACTGAGCAACAGAAGGTGTATCGCGGAAAGCACAGCTGGGGCCGGGAAGAGcggccaggaggaggaaaacacacGCTTTCAGGTCTTGCTGGACGTTGTGCAGTTCCGCCCAGAAGATATCATTATTCAGACTTTCGAAGGCTGGCTCCTGATCAAAGCTCAGCACGGACCTAGGATGGACGAACATGGTTTCGTATCCAGAAGCTTTACCAGACAGTACAAATTACCTAATGGAGTGGAGAACAAAGACCTGTCTGCGCTTTTCTGCCATGATGGCATTTTGGTTGTTGAAATGAAGAACCCGGTGGGAACGAATTAG